TTGAAACATAAGTTTGCGCTCTATAAAGCCAAGCTGCTAAACCGAAGACAACACACACCTTCCTGTATCTCTCAGAGACCAACGACAAACTCAGAGTTCTCTATTGAAGACGTCAGGCTCAGATACGACGAGGACAGAATGGGGCAAGGTGAGCTACTCCTACCTGAAGCACCGTGGACCTCGTTGGAACTGCTTCTAAtaacctcctcttcttccctctctcgtctcccatctttccttctcttctctcctgtcctgtttCCTATGTATTTCCACAACTcctcaaatctctctctctccctcagtctttcTCCTGCTGACCCTCCTGCTGGTCAGTGACCTGGTCAGGCCTGCATCCGGCTCAGAGAACCAGCGTCTCTTCAGCATCGCCGTCGACCGTGCGCAGAACCTGCACCTGCTGGCACAGAAGATGTTCAACGACTTTGTAAGACAACCCATCCTCCATGTTAAAACGTTTGATTTGTTCTGACGGTCCAGTGAATCGGTCCAGTCGTCTTCTCTTGACGATTATGATTTTTGTATCTGATCCTTAATTTTCTAAATCTAAATATCTTCTAAATCTCTCAATAGCTGTCTTTGTACTGCTACCCCTCTATCTCGAATTCCTTCAATCTATTTATCTTTCAGCCTCTCTGTGTCAAACTAACTCCCTGTTTCTTTCTGGCTGTACTTTACCCATAGGGCAGAGCTTTTTCGGAGGAGCAAAGACAGCGTCTCTTCCTACAAGACATCTGTAACGTCAGCCCTGTCAACAAGCAGGAAGTGCAGATTAGCTCTGTCAGTTGATTTTGCTTCCCCTGATTCTGATATACTCCTCAAATgtatcatgtttaaaaagaggcataacatgtatttgtgtgtgtgtgtgtgtaggtgcagaAGCTGCTCCACATCTCGTTCCGTCTGGTGGAGTCATGGGAGTATCCTAGCCAGACTCTCAGCAGC
Above is a window of Hypomesus transpacificus isolate Combined female chromosome 17, fHypTra1, whole genome shotgun sequence DNA encoding:
- the LOC124479536 gene encoding somatotropin-like — translated: MGQVFLLLTLLLVSDLVRPASGSENQRLFSIAVDRAQNLHLLAQKMFNDFGRAFSEEQRQRLFLQDICNVSPVNKQEVQISSVQKLLHISFRLVESWEYPSQTLSSSLTLSRFSEIPLKLTDLKIGIDTILRGTQDGIPSLEDNEAQQLPPYENYYQNLGGDDNIRRSYELLACFKKDMHKVETYLYMAKYKTSLEANF